In Procambarus clarkii isolate CNS0578487 chromosome 36, FALCON_Pclarkii_2.0, whole genome shotgun sequence, one DNA window encodes the following:
- the LOC138371778 gene encoding uncharacterized protein — MGGFFGSLFEAVTRRKTVDPPAPGLNQDLSLVDLGALGEVTPLAFKGEVTTLPLRGEVTALPFKGEVTALPLRGEVTILPFKGEVTALPLRGEVTIFPFKGEVTALPLRGEVTILPFKGEVTTLSLKGEVTTFPFRGEVTTLPLKGEVKILPLKGDVTTLTLKGEVTILFLKGEVTALTLKGEVTSLPLKGEVVESIKRD, encoded by the exons ATGGGGGGATTCTTTGGAAGCTTGTTCGAGGCTGTGACCAGGCGGAAGACAGTCGACCCTCCAGCTCCTGGACTCAACCAAGACCTCAGTCTGGTCGACCTGGGGGCTCTCG GCGAGGTGACACCTTTAGCTTTCAAGGGAGAGGTGACAACTTTACCCCTCAGGGGCGAGGTGACAGCTTTACCTTTCAAGGGCGAGGTGACAGCTTTACCCCTTAGGGGCGAGGTGACAATTTTACCTTTCAAGGGCGAGGTGACAGCTTTACCCCTTAGGGGCGAGGTGACAATTTTTCCTTTCAAGGGCGAGGTGACAGCTTTACCCCTTAGGGGCGAGGTGACAATTTTACCTTTCAAGGGCGAGGTGACAACTTTATCCCTCAAGGGCGAGGTGACAACTTTTCCTTTCAGGGGCGAGGTGACAACTTTACCTCTCAAGGGCGAGGTGAAAATTTTACCCCTAAAGGGCGATGTGACAACTTTAACCCTTAAGGGGGAGGTGACAATTTTATTCCTAAAGGGCGAGGTGACAGCATTAACCCTCAAGGGGGAGGTGACAAGTTTACCACTcaagggggaggtggtggagagCATCAAAAGAGATTAA